AGTGTAGTCAGATAGTGGCGATATTTTCCCCTTAGTCCCTCAGCCCCAGTGCCAGAGGCACGACTACGCCAACAGCCCCTCAGCCCCTAGCGGTTATTTTTCCTCTGGTGGAGATACTTTGTCTTTAAACAACTTACCAGCCGAAAAAGCAGGAACTTTAGTGGCAGGAATTTGCATTTTATCACCAGTTTTGGGGTTACGACCTTCGCGAGCTTTCCGATCTCTCGATTCAAAAGAGCCGAATCCGACCAAAGTTACTTTGTCTCCTTGAGAAACTGCTTCCATGATGGCTTCAACAGCCGCAGATATGACTGC
This DNA window, taken from Merismopedia glauca CCAP 1448/3, encodes the following:
- a CDS encoding HU family DNA-binding protein; the encoded protein is MNKGELVDQVAAKASVTKKQADAVISAAVEAIMEAVSQGDKVTLVGFGSFESRDRKAREGRNPKTGDKMQIPATKVPAFSAGKLFKDKVSPPEEK